In the Bombus pyrosoma isolate SC7728 linkage group LG15, ASM1482585v1, whole genome shotgun sequence genome, one interval contains:
- the LOC122575395 gene encoding muscle-specific protein 20-like isoform X2, with protein MKVAGKREPSQEAEAQQWIEQVVGERFPSGASYEDALRDGVLLCKLMNKLQPGLITKINTSGGDYKMMDNLNQFQKACVKYGVPDVDLFQAVDLMERKNIAQVTNTIFAIGRTTYRHPEWRGPWLGPRPAEENKRNFTEEQLRAGEGYIGLQAGTNKGATQAGQNFGATRKILLGK; from the exons GTTGCTGGGAAACGAGAACCAAGCCAGGAAGCCGAGGCTCAGCAATGGATCGAGCAAGTGGTCGGAGAGAGATTTCCTTCAG GTGCGAGTTATGAAGATGCTTTGCGGGATGGTGTATTGCTTTGTAAACTTATGAACAAACTGCAGCCAGGACTCATCACCAAAATTAATACGTCTGGTGGTGATTATAAGATGATGGACAATCTTAATCA ATTCCAAAAGGCCTGCGTGAAATACGGAGTACCTGATGTAGACTTGTTCCAAGCAGTTGATCttatggaaagaaaaaatatcgcgCAAGTGACCAACACCATCTTTGCCATTGGCCGCACT ACATATAGACATCCAGAATGGCGCGGACCATGGCTAGGACCAAGACCGGCAGAAGAGAATAAGCGGAATTTCACGGAGGAGCAACTAAGAGCTGGCGAAGGTTATATTGGTCTTCAAGCTGGTACCAATAAGGGCGCGACTCAAGCTGGTCAAAACTTTGGAGCAACAAGAAAGATTCTCCtcggaaaataa
- the LOC122575395 gene encoding muscle-specific protein 20-like isoform X1 codes for MPGRPLWQVAGKREPSQEAEAQQWIEQVVGERFPSGASYEDALRDGVLLCKLMNKLQPGLITKINTSGGDYKMMDNLNQFQKACVKYGVPDVDLFQAVDLMERKNIAQVTNTIFAIGRTTYRHPEWRGPWLGPRPAEENKRNFTEEQLRAGEGYIGLQAGTNKGATQAGQNFGATRKILLGK; via the exons GTTGCTGGGAAACGAGAACCAAGCCAGGAAGCCGAGGCTCAGCAATGGATCGAGCAAGTGGTCGGAGAGAGATTTCCTTCAG GTGCGAGTTATGAAGATGCTTTGCGGGATGGTGTATTGCTTTGTAAACTTATGAACAAACTGCAGCCAGGACTCATCACCAAAATTAATACGTCTGGTGGTGATTATAAGATGATGGACAATCTTAATCA ATTCCAAAAGGCCTGCGTGAAATACGGAGTACCTGATGTAGACTTGTTCCAAGCAGTTGATCttatggaaagaaaaaatatcgcgCAAGTGACCAACACCATCTTTGCCATTGGCCGCACT ACATATAGACATCCAGAATGGCGCGGACCATGGCTAGGACCAAGACCGGCAGAAGAGAATAAGCGGAATTTCACGGAGGAGCAACTAAGAGCTGGCGAAGGTTATATTGGTCTTCAAGCTGGTACCAATAAGGGCGCGACTCAAGCTGGTCAAAACTTTGGAGCAACAAGAAAGATTCTCCtcggaaaataa